In a single window of the Salmo trutta chromosome 21, fSalTru1.1, whole genome shotgun sequence genome:
- the LOC115157425 gene encoding transcriptional repressor p66 alpha isoform X1, whose protein sequence is MSEEAVRQTRSQKRALGREISPPDSEASPAQSDSKKLKLDGAETGAPDQDHESPNEPQPEPQPQTTKDDQDLVKPLVKPVVQPEKATEPELPRLTLPLVLPSHPAKEQEQDRAPKQSEQSLENRTERNDRGDRVKVKGEMHLDGQNRTVQSEPKVASSMMTSTEVKATIKVEVQTGEQALDMSTSRGAIKREPRPPSPDDDDDEDDVIVLSDNDSCSPPMNGLNHFKELDTVLLMKSRPEERDRIIKQLKEELRLEEAKLVLLKKLRQSQIQKDALQKVWTHAAKPSGLSGSAAPPSLIRGSIAASKGSQQVVSGRSSGTVIPPPLVRGGQQISSKHGSHNSQIIMPPLVRGAQPIAVSPQQIQSLRQQQQQQLSGSGSGSSGPPPLLLAPRANVPGSQAQRGLMQSGLIRVGNVNNASLLVNISQASPTNMKGSSISSQSGNSSVSVVNVNDSPAARQAAAKLALRKQLEKTLLEIPPPKPPAPELNFLPSAANNEFIYLVGLEDVVQNLLDSMMRAKTGLPPVKPAIKEPFTCIQCSTDFTCRWRQDKAKGGTILCADCMSSNQKKALKAEHTNRLKAAFVKALQQEQEIEQRILQQAASPVSHTPSSSSSSSSSPSVKAEHLMSQQLKQAQARVSSLQHHHHHQQQNRGQSIARHHSNIKQSPQGQLSRGGVPSVGVRGVSHSFSSSSSQLQSAVAAAALVSRPGKHAHVRPAAQGSKGSSSGNSSRGSTQATAWRKQNINTGVTMAYVNPSLSVHKTSSTVDARQREYLLDMIPSRPISQTANTWK, encoded by the exons ATGTCTGAGGAGGCTGTTCGTCAGACACGCAGCCAGAAGAGGGCGCTGGGGAGGGAAATCTCACCCCCTGATTCTGAAGCATCTCCCGCTCAGTCTGACAGCAAAAAGCTCAAACTAGACGGGGCCGAGACTGGAGCTCCGGACCAGGATCATGAGAGCCCAAATGAACCACAACCAGaaccacaaccccaaacaacaaaggATGACCAGGACCTGGTTAAACCTCTGGTCAAGCCTGTGGTCCAGCCTGAGAAGGCAACGGAACCAGAACTACCCCGATTAACATTACCGTTAGTGTTACCATCACACCCGGCAAAAGAGCAAGAGCAGGACCGGGCCCCGAAACAGTCAGAACAGAGCTTAGAGAACCGGACTGAGCGGAATGACCGCGGCGACCGGGTAAAGGTGAAGGGTGAGATGCATCTAGATGGGCAGAACCGGACTGTGCAATCAGAACCGAAGGTGGCCAGCAGCATGATGACGTCAACGGAGGTGAAGGCTACCATTAAAGTGGAGGTCCAGACAGGAGAGCAGGCTCTGGACATGAGCACCTCTAGAGG CGCCATAAAGAGGGAGCCGCGTCCCCCGTctccagatgatgatgatgatgaggatgatgtcaTTGTCCTGTCAGATAACGACTCCTGCAGTCCGCCGATGAACGGTTTGAACCACTTCAAGGAGCTGGACACAGTCCTACTCATG AAGAGCAGGCCAGAGGAGAGGGATCGCATCATCAAACAGTTGAAGGAGGAGCTGAGGTTGGAGGAGGCCAAGCTGGTGCTGCTGAAGAAACTACGCCAGAGCCAGATACAGAAGGATGCGTTGCAGAAGGTATGGACACATGCAGCCAAG CCCTCAGGATTGTCTGGTTCTGCGGCTCCTCCATCTCTGATCCGGGGATCCATCGCAGCCAGCAAAGGCTCCCAGCAG GTGGTGTCAGGTAGGAGTTCAGGCACAGTCATTCCACCTCCTCTGGTGAGGGGCGGGCAGCAGATCTCCTCCAAACATGGCTCCCACAACTCCCAGATCATCATGCCACCTCTGGTCAGAGGTGCACAG CCAATCGCTGTGTCTCCCCAGCAGATCCAGTCTCTccggcagcagcagcaacagcagctgtCAGGGTCTGGCTCAGGGAGCTCTGGCCCCCCTCCTCTGCTGCTGGCCCCCAGGGCCAACGTACCCGGCTCTCAGGCCCAGAGAGGCCTCATGCAGTCAGGCCTCATCAGGGTGGGCAATGTCAACAATGCCAGCCTGCTGGTTAACATCTCAcaa gCCTCTCCAACCAACATGAAGGGTTCTTCTATCTCTTCCCAGTCTGGAAACAGCAGTGTGTCTGTGGTCAACGTTAACGACTCTCCTGCCGCCCGTCAGGCTGCGGCTAAGCTAGCCCTGCGTAAGCAGCTGGAGAAGACCCTTCTGGAGATTCCTCCTCCCAAACCTCCCGCCCCAGAGCTCAACTTCCTGCCCTCGGCAGCCAACAACGAGTTCATCTACCTAGTGGGCCTGGAGGACGTGGTGCAGAACCTGCTGGACTCCATGATGAGAG CTAAAACAGGGTTGCCCCCGGTCAAGCCTGCTATCAAAGAGCCCTTCACCTGCATCCAGTGCAGCACCGACTTTACTTGCCGCTGGAGACAGGACAAGGCCAAGGGCGGGACTATACTCTGTGCTGACTGCATGTCCTCCAATCAGAAGAAAGCCCTAAAGGCTGAGCACACCAATAGGCTGAAGGCTGCGTTCGTCAAGGCCCTGCAGCAGGAGCAGGAGATAGAgcagcggatcctccagcaggccgcctcccctgtctctcacactccttcctcctcttcctcctcctcctcctctccgtcGGTGAAGGCGGAGCATCTGATGTCCCAGCAGCTGAAGCAGGCCCAGGCTAGGGTCTCCTCTTTGcagcaccatcaccatcaccagcAGCAGAACAGAGGACAGAGCATTGCACGCCACCACTCCAACATCAAACAG AGCCCTCAGGGCCAGCTCTCCCGTGGCGGTGTCCCATCGGTGGGGGTGAGGGGGGTGTCccactccttctcctcctcttcctctcagcTGCAGAGTGCTGTGGCCGCTGCGGCCTTGGTCAGCCGGCCAGGTAAGCATGCCCATGTGCGCCCCGCTGCCCAGGGTTCTAAGGGCAGCTCCAGTGGGAACAGCAGCAGAGGTAGCACCCAAGCCACTGCATGGAGGAAGCAGAACATCAACACAG gTGTGACCATGGCCTATGTGAACCCCAGTCTGTCAGTCCATAAGACCTCGTCCACAGTGGACGCCCGCCAGAGAGAGTACCTCCTGGACATGATCCCATCGCGCCCCATCTCCCAGACAGCTAACACATGGAAATAA
- the LOC115157425 gene encoding transcriptional repressor p66 alpha isoform X3, whose protein sequence is MSEEAVRQTRSQKRALGREISPPDSEASPAQSDSKKLKLDGAETGAPDQDHESPNEPQPEPQPQTTKDDQDLVKPLVKPVVQPEKATEPELPRLTLPLVLPSHPAKEQEQDRAPKQSEQSLENRTERNDRGDRVKVKGEMHLDGQNRTVQSEPKVASSMMTSTEVKATIKVEVQTGEQALDMSTSRGAIKREPRPPSPDDDDDEDDVIVLSDNDSCSPPMNGLNHFKELDTVLLMKSRPEERDRIIKQLKEELRLEEAKLVLLKKLRQSQIQKDALQKVWTHAAKPSGLSGSAAPPSLIRGSIAASKGSQQVVSGRSSGTVIPPPLVRGGQQISSKHGSHNSQIIMPPLVRGAQQIQSLRQQQQQQLSGSGSGSSGPPPLLLAPRANVPGSQAQRGLMQSGLIRVGNVNNASLLVNISQASPTNMKGSSISSQSGNSSVSVVNVNDSPAARQAAAKLALRKQLEKTLLEIPPPKPPAPELNFLPSAANNEFIYLVGLEDVVQNLLDSMMRAKTGLPPVKPAIKEPFTCIQCSTDFTCRWRQDKAKGGTILCADCMSSNQKKALKAEHTNRLKAAFVKALQQEQEIEQRILQQAASPVSHTPSSSSSSSSSPSVKAEHLMSQQLKQAQARVSSLQHHHHHQQQNRGQSIARHHSNIKQSPQGQLSRGGVPSVGVRGVSHSFSSSSSQLQSAVAAAALVSRPGKHAHVRPAAQGSKGSSSGNSSRGSTQATAWRKQNINTGVTMAYVNPSLSVHKTSSTVDARQREYLLDMIPSRPISQTANTWK, encoded by the exons ATGTCTGAGGAGGCTGTTCGTCAGACACGCAGCCAGAAGAGGGCGCTGGGGAGGGAAATCTCACCCCCTGATTCTGAAGCATCTCCCGCTCAGTCTGACAGCAAAAAGCTCAAACTAGACGGGGCCGAGACTGGAGCTCCGGACCAGGATCATGAGAGCCCAAATGAACCACAACCAGaaccacaaccccaaacaacaaaggATGACCAGGACCTGGTTAAACCTCTGGTCAAGCCTGTGGTCCAGCCTGAGAAGGCAACGGAACCAGAACTACCCCGATTAACATTACCGTTAGTGTTACCATCACACCCGGCAAAAGAGCAAGAGCAGGACCGGGCCCCGAAACAGTCAGAACAGAGCTTAGAGAACCGGACTGAGCGGAATGACCGCGGCGACCGGGTAAAGGTGAAGGGTGAGATGCATCTAGATGGGCAGAACCGGACTGTGCAATCAGAACCGAAGGTGGCCAGCAGCATGATGACGTCAACGGAGGTGAAGGCTACCATTAAAGTGGAGGTCCAGACAGGAGAGCAGGCTCTGGACATGAGCACCTCTAGAGG CGCCATAAAGAGGGAGCCGCGTCCCCCGTctccagatgatgatgatgatgaggatgatgtcaTTGTCCTGTCAGATAACGACTCCTGCAGTCCGCCGATGAACGGTTTGAACCACTTCAAGGAGCTGGACACAGTCCTACTCATG AAGAGCAGGCCAGAGGAGAGGGATCGCATCATCAAACAGTTGAAGGAGGAGCTGAGGTTGGAGGAGGCCAAGCTGGTGCTGCTGAAGAAACTACGCCAGAGCCAGATACAGAAGGATGCGTTGCAGAAGGTATGGACACATGCAGCCAAG CCCTCAGGATTGTCTGGTTCTGCGGCTCCTCCATCTCTGATCCGGGGATCCATCGCAGCCAGCAAAGGCTCCCAGCAG GTGGTGTCAGGTAGGAGTTCAGGCACAGTCATTCCACCTCCTCTGGTGAGGGGCGGGCAGCAGATCTCCTCCAAACATGGCTCCCACAACTCCCAGATCATCATGCCACCTCTGGTCAGAGGTGCACAG CAGATCCAGTCTCTccggcagcagcagcaacagcagctgtCAGGGTCTGGCTCAGGGAGCTCTGGCCCCCCTCCTCTGCTGCTGGCCCCCAGGGCCAACGTACCCGGCTCTCAGGCCCAGAGAGGCCTCATGCAGTCAGGCCTCATCAGGGTGGGCAATGTCAACAATGCCAGCCTGCTGGTTAACATCTCAcaa gCCTCTCCAACCAACATGAAGGGTTCTTCTATCTCTTCCCAGTCTGGAAACAGCAGTGTGTCTGTGGTCAACGTTAACGACTCTCCTGCCGCCCGTCAGGCTGCGGCTAAGCTAGCCCTGCGTAAGCAGCTGGAGAAGACCCTTCTGGAGATTCCTCCTCCCAAACCTCCCGCCCCAGAGCTCAACTTCCTGCCCTCGGCAGCCAACAACGAGTTCATCTACCTAGTGGGCCTGGAGGACGTGGTGCAGAACCTGCTGGACTCCATGATGAGAG CTAAAACAGGGTTGCCCCCGGTCAAGCCTGCTATCAAAGAGCCCTTCACCTGCATCCAGTGCAGCACCGACTTTACTTGCCGCTGGAGACAGGACAAGGCCAAGGGCGGGACTATACTCTGTGCTGACTGCATGTCCTCCAATCAGAAGAAAGCCCTAAAGGCTGAGCACACCAATAGGCTGAAGGCTGCGTTCGTCAAGGCCCTGCAGCAGGAGCAGGAGATAGAgcagcggatcctccagcaggccgcctcccctgtctctcacactccttcctcctcttcctcctcctcctcctctccgtcGGTGAAGGCGGAGCATCTGATGTCCCAGCAGCTGAAGCAGGCCCAGGCTAGGGTCTCCTCTTTGcagcaccatcaccatcaccagcAGCAGAACAGAGGACAGAGCATTGCACGCCACCACTCCAACATCAAACAG AGCCCTCAGGGCCAGCTCTCCCGTGGCGGTGTCCCATCGGTGGGGGTGAGGGGGGTGTCccactccttctcctcctcttcctctcagcTGCAGAGTGCTGTGGCCGCTGCGGCCTTGGTCAGCCGGCCAGGTAAGCATGCCCATGTGCGCCCCGCTGCCCAGGGTTCTAAGGGCAGCTCCAGTGGGAACAGCAGCAGAGGTAGCACCCAAGCCACTGCATGGAGGAAGCAGAACATCAACACAG gTGTGACCATGGCCTATGTGAACCCCAGTCTGTCAGTCCATAAGACCTCGTCCACAGTGGACGCCCGCCAGAGAGAGTACCTCCTGGACATGATCCCATCGCGCCCCATCTCCCAGACAGCTAACACATGGAAATAA